TGTGGTGGGCGGCGTGCCTGTGCTGGGCAGGGAGGCCTTGCCGGGACCCGGCCGCTGCCGCATCCTCAACGCCCTGACCGCCCATGGCGCGGCCGAAGAGGCCGCAAACTGGCTTGAACAAAGGGGATACGGCCCGGCGGACTGGATTCTTGCCTGAACAATCAAACAATTTGCGATATTCACCTATATTGCGCAAGTGTTTTCTTTCATGATCTCAATGCCCTTCCACACCCCCAAAATGGCCGAAAAGGCGCGCTTTGCAGTTGCCAGCCCCTTGGCGGCAAAAGCCCCCTCATGGACGCGGCCCCATCAGGCTCCGGACATCTGTTTTTTAATATGCTGAATTTAAACATAATTTTAAAAAAACTTTCAGAGTTTGCGAAATTTGTCACCAATACCCTTTGACAGAACAGGGGCAAGGAGATATGTTGCAAGGGCTTAATGTCTTTTTCATTCCTACAATCCGACATCATCGGGAGGATGCGGCATGCTGGATCTTAACATTACAATGATCTTTCAGCTGGTGAACTTTTTGGTCGCCATTTTTGTGCTAAACATCCTCCTTATCCGACCCATCCGCGATATCATAAAAAAGCGCAACGGCATCATGGACGGCATGGCTGAAGAGGCCGAGTCTTTCGAGTACCAGGCTGCGGAACGCCTTGCCAACTATGAGGCCGAACTGGCCCGCGCCCGTCAGGACGCCGGTCTGACCCGTGAAGAAGGCCGCGCCGCAGGCACGGTTGAACAGCAGGTGCTGGTGGGCGAAGCCCAAAAAAGCGCCCGCGACATTCTTGCCGAAACCCGCGAGTCCCTGCGGGCCCAGGCGGCCAAGACCCTTGATGAGCTGAGAAACCAGGTGAGCGATTTTTCCGCCCGGCTGGCGACCAAGCTTCTCAAGGGTTAGTTTTTGCGCTTTTTCGGTTCCTTTTCGGACGCTTTTCAGGCGATCCGGCTTCTTTAGGCACAGTCTACGCTATTGCATTATTCTCTGAACAGAGGGGGGTGGGCTTTGAGCAAATGGAAACACGCGGGTTATATCCTGCCGCTCGTTATTGCCTTTGCCGCGCTTGTCTTCATTCCTTTTGAGGCGCTGGCCTCTGAAGGGCATGGGGAAGCGCGCTGGGGGGACTTCGGCTGGCGCGTGCTCAACTTCGTGATCTTTGCGGGCATCCTCTGGTACTTTGTTGGCGGACTGGCCAAGCGTTTCTTCAAGAATCGCCGCGAGACCATCAGCGGAGCGCTGGACGACCTGGATGAACGCCGCGCCAAGGCCAAGGAACAGTTGGCCGCCGTTGAGTCGCGCATTGCCCGCCTCAACGAAGAGCGTGAAGCCATTCTGGCCGAAAGCCGCAAACAGGCCGAAAACCTGAAAGCGGGCATTGTGGAAGAGGCGCACCGTCAGGCGGCGCAAATTGTGGAGCAGGCGCGCATGACCGCCGAAAATGAAGGCCGCACCGTGCTTGCTGAAGTGCGCGCCGTCATCGCGGACGAAATCGTGGACGCCGCCGAAAAGGCTTTGAGCAGCAAGCTCAATGCCGAAGCCCACGACAAGCTTATCGCCAACTCCCTTAAAAAGGTGGTGCTCCATTGATCGACACCGTGGTTGCACGCAGGTACGCCAACGCCATCTTTGCGTTGGGCAAAAAGGATGGGGACGAAGCCTTGAGTGCGCGGGGCCAATGCCTTGCCGCTCTTGGTGAAATGCTTGTCGCCACGCCGGGACTTGACCTGACCCTCAAAAGTCCCGTGATCGGCGTGGAGGAAAAAAAGGCAGTTCTCGACAAGCTGCTGGGCAAGCTCAAGGCCGACCAGACTATGCGCAGCTTCTGCTTTCTGTTGGCAGACAAGGAAAGGCTCGCCTTTCTGCGCGAAATTTCCGCCTGGTATGGCAAACTGCTCGACGAAGCCAAGGGCATAGTGCGTGGCCAACTCGTCACGGCAGTCAAACTTCCTGCCGACAAAAAGGCTAAACTCAAAGAATCGCTGGAACAGAAAACCGGCGCCGACATTGAGCTCACCTTTGCCGTCGATAAGGACATACTAGGGGGTATGGTGCTCAAAATGGGTGACCGGGTGCTGGACGCAAGTCTGCGCGCGCAATTGGGTATCCTCCGGGAGACATTCAAGAGGGGTGAATAGCACATGCAGATCAAAGCGGAAGAGATAAGCAAGATCATTGAGGATCAAATCCAGAACTACGAGCAGCGCGTAGAAATGAGCGAAACCGGCACCGTGCTCTATGTTGGTGACGGCATCGCCCGCGTCTACGGCGTGCAGAACGCCATGTCCATGGAACTGCTGGAATTTCCCGGCGGCGTCATGGGTATGGTGCTCAACCTCGAAGAGGACAACGTAGGTGTCGCTCTGCTCGGTTCGGACGTGGGCATTAAAGAAGGCGACCCGGTCAAACGTACCGGCAAGATCTTCTCCGTGCCTGTCGGCGACGGCGTTATGGGCCGTGTGCTCAACCCCCTGGGTGAGCCCATCGACGGCCTTGGCCCCATCGAGGCCGCAGCAGTGCGCCCCGTGGAAATCAAGGCCCCCGGCATCATCGCGCGTAAAAGCGTGCATGAGCCCATGCCTACGGGTCTGAAGGCCATCGACGCCATGACGCCCATTGGCCGCGGCCAGCGCGAACTTATCATTGGCGACCGCCAGACCGGTAAGACCGCTGTGTGTATCGACGCCATCCTGGCGCAGAAAGAAACGGACATCCACTGCTTCTACGTGGCCATCGGCCAAAAGAAGTCCTCGGTGGCTCTGGTGGCCGATACCCTGCGTCGCCACGGCGCGCTGGAGTACACGACCATCATTTCGGCCACCGCGTCCGACCCCGCGCCGCTGCAGTACATTGCAGCCTACACGGGCTGCACCATGGCGGAGTTCTACCGCGACAACGGCAAGCACGCCCTCATCATTTACGACGACCTTTCCAAGCAGGCCGTGGCCTATCGCCAGATGTCCCTGCTGCTCCGTCGTCCTCCGGGACGTGAAGCCTTCCCCGGCGACGTGTTCTACCTGCACTCTCGTTTGCTCGAACGTGCAGCCAAGGTGAACGACAGTCTCGGTGCTGGCTCCATGACGGCTCTGCCCATCATTGAAACCCAGGCTGGCGACGTGTCCGCGTACATCCCCACCAACGTGATCTCCATCACCGATGGTCAGGTGTACCTCGAACCCAACCTCTTCAACGCCGGTGTGCGTCCGGCCATTAACGTGGGCCTTTCCGTGTCCCGCGTGGGTGGCGCGGCGCAGATCAAGGCCATGAAGCAGGTGGCGGGCACCATGCGTCTTGACCTTGCCCAGTATCGCGAACTGGCGGCTTTTGCCCAGTTCGGCTCCGACCTGGACAAGGGCACCAAGGCCAAGCTTGACCGCGGCGCGCGTCTGGTGGAACTGCTCAAGCAGCCCCAGTACCAGCCCATGCCTTCCAATGAACAGGTCGCCTCCATTTACGCCGCCACGCGCGGACTTATGGATGACGTGCCGGTGGAGGACGTACGCCGTTTTGAAGCCGCCATGCTGACCTTCCTGCGCGACACCAGGAAAGACGTGCTGGACGCCATTAAAGAAAAGAAAGTCATTGACGAGGCTGTGGAAAAAGCGCTTACCGAGGCTATTGCCGCCTTCAAGCAGGGCTGGACGGCCTAGGGGCCCCCAATATCCGGGAGAAAAGCATGCCTTCACTCAAAGACGTAAAAATGAAGATCGTGGGGGTCGGTAAGACCAAGCAGATCACCAAGGCCATGAATATGGTGGCCTCGGCGAAGCTGCGTGGCGCTCAGGCCCGCATCGAGCGCTTCAGGCCGTACGCGGCCAAATACCGCGACGTGCTCGCCGAACTGTCGAGCAAGGTGGAGGGCAACGCCCACCCCCTGCTGGCCGAGCATGAGGAAAAGAAGCATTGCGCCATTGTGCTGGTGACCTCTGACCGCGGACTCTGCGGCAGCTTCAACGGCAATATCATTGCCACTGCGTTGAGGCTTGCCAAGGAGAAAAAAGCGGAAGGCCTTGAAGTGAGCTTTGTCTGCATGGGCAAGAAGGGCCGTGACGCCGTCAAGGCGGCCGGCTTCAAGATTGTCAAAGCCTATGCAGACCGCATGGGCAGCATCGACTTTGCCCTGGCAAGCTCCGTGGCCCAGGAAGTCATTCACGGCTACGAAACCTTTGGTCTCGACGAAGTGTGGCTCATATACGGCGAGTTTGTGTCCATGGGGCATCAGCCCCCGCGCAGTCTCTGCCTGTTGCCCCTGAAAACGCCCGAGGCTGAAGAAATCGCCGAAGAAGCCGGAGAAGCGCGCTGCGAATACGTTTACGAGCCGCAGGAAGAAAAGCTGTTGGCGGAGCTTCTGCCCCGCTACGTCAAGGTGCAGGTTTACCGTGGCATGCTGGACACTTCTGCCAGCGAACATGCGGCCCGCATGGCCGCCATGGACAACGCCACGCGCAACTGCAACGAGATGATCAACATGCTGACCCTGCTCTATAACAAGACGCGGCAGGCTTCCATCACCAGCGAACTCATCGACATCGTCGGCGGCGCTGAAGCGCTGAAGGGTTAAGGAGCCAACTAATGAGCAAAAACATCGGTAAAATCGTCCAGGTTATCGGCGCTGTTGTGGACGTTGAGTTCACCGACGGCAACCTGCCGAATATCTTCACCGCCCTGGAGATCCAAAATCCGAACAACACCGACGCCCCCCACTTGGTCTGTGAAGTTGCACAGCACCTGGGCGACAACGTTGTTCGCACCATCGCCATGGACGCCACCGAAGGTCTGGTGCGCGGCATGGAAGCGGTTGACACCGGTCAACCCATCATGGTGCCCGTGGGCAAGCCCTCTGTGGGCCGCATCCTCAACGTTATCGGTCGCCCCGTGGATGAACTGGGCCCCATTAACGCTGAAAAATACTATCCCATCCACCGTCCGGCTCCGTCTTTCACCGACCAGAACACCAAGGTCGAGCTGCTCGAAACCGGCATCAAGGTTGTGGACCTGCTTGTGCCCTTCCCTAAGGGCGGCAAGATGGGCCTCTTCGGCGGCGCCGGCGTGGGCAAGACCGTTATTCTGATGGAGATGATCAACAACATCGCCAAGCAGCACGGCGGCTCCTCGGTCTTCGCGGGCGTGGGTGAACGCACCCGTGAAGGTAACGACCTGTATCACGAACTCAAGGATGCGGGCGTTCTGGAACGCGCCACCCTTGTCTACGGCCAGATGAACGAACCTCCGGGAGCCCGTGCCCGCGTGGCCCTCACGGCCCTGGCCTGCGCGGAATACTTCCGCGATGAAGAACATCAGGACGTGCTCCTCTTCATCGACAACATATTCCGCTTTACCCAGGCCGGTTCCGAAGTGTCCGCCCTTCTGGGCCGCATGCCTTCGGCCGTGGGCTATCAGCCCACCCTTGGCACGGACCTTGGCTCGCTTCAGGAACGCATCACCTCTACCAACACCGGTTCCATCACGTCCGTGCAGGCCGTTTACGTGCCCGCTGACGACTTGACCGACCCGGCCCCGGCCACCACGTTCTCGCATCTGGACGGCACCCTCGTGCTTTCGCGCCAGATTGCGGAACTTGGCATCTACCCCGCCGTGGACCCGCTGGACTCCACCTCGCGCATTCTCGCCCCCGACGTGGTGGGCGAAGATCACTACATGGTGGCCCGGCGCGTGCAGATGGTGCTGCAGAAGTACAAAGAACTGCAGGACATCATCGCCATTCTCGGCATGGACGAACTGTCGGACGAAGACAAGCTCACTGTGGCGCGCGCGCGCCGCATCCAGCGCTTCCTGTCCCAGCCCTTCCACGTGGCCGAAACCTTCACCGGTACCCCCGGCCAGTATGTGAAGCTTGAAGATACCATCAAGGGCTTCAAGGGCATCCTGGACGGCGCGTACGACCACATGGCTGAAGGCGACTTCTACATGCTGGGCGGCATCGAACAGGCCGTGGCCAAGTACGAGCAGCGCAAGCTGCAGGAAGAAAACTAGATCGTTGAAAGACCAGTGACCGTGCCGCGTGGCGCGGTCACTGGACAAACGCATCTGGCATATCAGGAGCGAAGGAGTACCTATGGGCACACTGCAACTGGAAGTGGTGACGCCGGACAAAACCGTGGTAAGCGGCGAAGTTGAAATGGCCGTCTGCCCCGGTGTTGAAGGCGAATTCGGCGTGCTGCCCAAGCACGTCTCCCTGCTCTCCGCTCTCAAGATTGGTGGTCTGCGCTACAAGGTGGCAGGCGGCAAGGAGGAACACGTGTTCATTTCCGGCGGTTTCGCCGACGTGAACAACGACGTGCTCACCGTGCTGGCCGAGTCTGCCGAAATGGCGCAGGATATCGACACAGCAAGAGCCATGGCCGCCAAAGAACGCGCCGAACAGCGCATTGCCAGCCATGACGAGCAGATTGATTCGGTTCGCGCTGAAGCCGCATTGCACAGGGCTGTGATCCGCCTGCAACTGGCACAGTTCCGCTAGACCGTTTTTGTTCAGAGCTGACAGGCCGTGCGGCGTTTTTACGCGGTACGGCCTTTTTGTTTTTTTGGGGAAACGCTGATTTATTCCGTTTGGCGGCGTTGCTTCACTTTTTTTGAACCAGTCGAGGACGGAAGAGTCCACCCCTGCTTCAAAAAAAGATCGCGCCTTGCCAAACGAAATAACTGCGCCTTTCCAGCAGGCTCTTTATAGCATTTTCGCATTGAAAATATCCATTTTCAATGCTTCCAAGACGCCCGCTTCGGCGCATAACTGCGCAAATAAATTGCGCTTACGCCTCTGCTGCGGGCGTCTGCTCACGCAGACGCCTGAGCAATTTCAAAGTGAAATTGCTCTAATCGGTGCTCCAAAGAACAGATTTCCGCTGAAACGCTTCATATTTCAAATCTCCACTCTGTCGAAAAAGCTATTTTATCAAATCACACAATGTTGCTGTGCGCTGCACACTCACACGCTAGACGGGTAACACTCCTATTCGCCTGCACATAGCCGCGCAAGGTTGCACACAGGCTGAAATCCACCGCACCTGCCTCCGCTCTGGCCCGGCGAAAACGCTGGCCTTTGCATGGACTTCGTGACAAATCTTGGCTATACAGATCAGCTACGCAACCAGATTTTACGCAGGAAAAAACATGGTCAAGCAGGAAAATATACGCAATTTTTGCATCATCGCCCATATCGACCACGGCAAGTCCACCCTGGCAGACCGCATTCTGGAACTGACCAAGGTCGTCAGCCAACGCGAGGCGCGCCAGCAGTACCTGGACAGGATGGATCTGGAGCGCGAGCGCGGCATCACCATCAAGGCCCAGACCGTGCGCCTGCCCTACTTTGCCGCCGACGGTCAGGAATATGAGCTCAACCTCATCGACACGCCTGGCCACGTGGACTTCAACTATGAAGTATCACGCTCCCTGGCCGCCTGCGAAGGCGCGCTGCTGGTGGTTGACGCAACCCAGGGCGTGGAAGCGCAGACCCTGGCCAACGTATATCTTGCCTTGGACCACAACCATGAAGTGTTGCCTGTTCTCAACAAGATAGACCTGCCCAGCGCCGAGGTCGAACGCGTCAAGGCCGATATTGAAGAAAGCATCGGCCTCGACTGCTCCCAGGCGCTGTCCGTATCCGCCAAGACGGGCCTGGGCGTTGATGCCGTGCTTGAAGCCATCGTCAATCACCTGCCCGCGCCCAAGGGCGACAGGGCGGCTCCCCTCAAGGCGCTTATTTTTGACTCCTGGTACGACAGCTACCAGGGGGTCGTGGTGCTCTTCCGCGTTATGGACGGCGTCATTCGCAAGGGCGAAATCGTGCGCCTCATGAGCACGGGCAAGGACTATGAAGTGCTGCGCCTGGGCGTATTTTCGCCCGAAGCCGCTGACGTCAAGGAACTGCTGGCAGGCGAAGTGGGTTTTCTCTGCGGTTCCATCAAGGAGCTGGGCGACGCCCGCGTGGGCGACACCATCACCCACGCCGACCGCCCGGCCGCAAGCCCCGTGCCCGGCTTCAAAGAAGTGAAGCCCATGGTTTTCTGCGGCCTCTACCCCACAGAATCCGAGGACTACGAAAACCTCAAGAGCGCCCTGGAAAAGCTGCAACTCAACGACGCGGCCTTTTCCTATGAGCCTGAAACGTCACAGGCCCTTGGCTTCGGTTTTCGCTGCGGCTTTCTTGGCCTGCTGCATATGGAAATCATTCAGGAACGGCTGGAGCGGGAGTTTGAGGTCGGCCTTATCGCCACCGCGCCTTCAGTGGTGTACAAGGTTGACACCAATGACGGCAAGACGCTGGAAATCGACAACCCCAGCCATCTGCCCGATCCCACCAAGATCCACACGCTGTACGAGCCCTACGTCAACATGGACATTCATGTGCCCAATGAATACGTGGGCAACGTCATGAAGCTCTGCGAAGAAAAGCGCGGCACTCAGAAAAACCTGCACTACCTCGCTTCCAACCGCGTGGTGGTCACCTACGAACTGCCCTTTGCGGAAATCGTGTACGACTTTTTTGACAGGCTCAAGTCCGCCACTCGCGGCTATGCCTCCATGGACTATCATCCCCTGGACTACCGGGCCTCCGACCTCGTGCGCCTCGACATCATGCTCAACGGCGAAACCGTGGACGCCCTGGCCGTCATCGTACACCGCGATCGCGCCTATACCTACGGACGCGGACTGGCCCTCAAGCTCAAACGCAGCATCCCGCGCCAGCTCTTCCAGGTCGCCATTCAGGCCGCCATTGGACAGAAAATCATTGCCCGCGAAACCGTCTCCGCCTTCCGCAAGGACGTTACCGCCAAATGCTACGGCGGCGACATCACCCGTAAGCGTAAGCTGCTCGAAAAGCAGAAGGAAGGCAAACGCCGCATGAAACGCATGGGCAACGTGGAGCTGCCGCAGGAGGCATTTCTGGCCGCGCTCAAAGTGGGCGACGATTAGATCTGTGAGGGGGAGAAAGTTTGTGGGGGAGGGACCCTTTTGAAAAAGGGTCTCCTCCCCCACGCCCCCACCCCCTAAAACTTTTAGTATAGTTACGTATAGTTCGAAGTTTTTTACTCCGAAACGGGCAACTCGGCGAAGCGCCTGTCAGGCGCCACACCATCGCAAAATTCGTCTTTGGAAGCGCCAAAGCCAAATGCCTAAACCGGGGAAGAATCTGCATAACGATTCTTCCCCGGTTTTTCTTGTCTGTACGTTGGGGTGCAACCTGCACGCGGGAGTCCGTGCGCACAGCCCAAGGCCTTTCAGGCCAAAAACCCGCTACATCCAGATGTGCATATGCCGCATCCGCTCATCGCTCACGCCCATACGCCGCATGCACATGTCAAAGTAGGCCCGCCAGGGAAAGTAGCTCGTGTCGCCCCGCCATTCAGGATTCATTGATGTGGCTTCGCGTTTGCACTGCCTGTAGGCTTCAAGGTCCTGCTGTTCTTCAAACGTCAGGGGCCGATGCTCGCGCGGCGCGCACGCGCCAAGGCCCAGTGCAAGGGCAAGGCACAGCGCCATTACTGGCAAAAATCGCCCGCCCCTTGCCTTGACCGCCGTCACAGAGCCGGATTCTTTCCCGGCCCGTCCTGGCCGCATCCGACGCCACAAGGCCATTGCTGTCTTCTTCATATTTCCTCCGCCAACACTGTTCCTCACTCACGCCTTTTGCGCCCGCACACACTCCCTTATGGAGAGTTCAGTCTGGCACGGCCGTGAACAAGAAGTGACAAACAGCCTGCAGGATTGGACCACCAAGACCACAATAAAAGTTGGGTCATGACTAGCTGAGAGGCCAACAAAAGGCTAAAAGCTAAGTATGGCAACAAAAAACAAGTATGCTTATCGTTCGAGAATTTCCGAGGACAAAATCCGTCAAATCGTAAGGCTGTTTGCCGTTGATTTGGACGCCTCTCAAATTGCCGAGGTCACGAGCCTCAACCGCAATACCATTAATAGGTATCTCGCTGCGTTCCGGGAAAGAATCGCCCAGTACTGTGAGGCGGAATCGCCTGTCAGCGGTGAGGTTGAGGTTGATGAAAGCTACTTTGGAGCGCGCCGGGTCAGAGGTATCAGAGGTCGGGGTGCTCGTGGCAAAACTATCGTTTTCGGCCTGTTTAAACGCAATGGGCACGTCTACACCGAAATTGTGCCCGACTGTTCAAAAGCCACTCTCCAGGGCATCATCAGAGGTCGCGTTGAACTTGAGAGCGTTATTCACTCTGACGGATGGCGTGGCTATGATGGTCTTGTAGACCTTGGCTATCAAAAGCATTTTCGTGTTCAGCACGGCAATAACGAATTTGCAAACAACCATTCCCACATTAACGGGATTGAAAGCTTTTGGGCCTTTGCAAAAACTCGGCTCGTCCGATTTAGAGGCTTGCACCAGCACACTTTTTATTTTCATTTGAAAGAATGCGAGTTTAGATTTAACCATCGGCGAGAGGACATATACAAATTGGTGCTCAAAATGCTCCGCAATTTTCCTCTCAGCTAGTCATGACCCTAAAAGTTTTAGGGGGAGGGGGTGTGGGGGAGGAGACCCTTTTTCAAAAGGGTCCCTCCCCCACAAAGCATTCCAACGTGCCTTTACTTAAACATAACCCACACTGGCCTCATGCTCCAACCTACCTCTTTTTCTTTACAATGCACAAGGCCGCGCCCTTTGGGGGCGCGGCCTTGTTTCAACCATTTTGCAGCAGCCTTAATAGGCGTGATCGTCGTCCAGATCCTTGGGCAGCACCGGCTCTGAGAACAGCCGGTACATCCAGAACTGGTACAGAAGCACGATGGGCACCATGACCAGAGCCACCCCAAGCATGATCTTGAGCGTCAGCTGGCTTGAAGCCCCGTTAAAGGCCGTCACTGTGGCGGCAGGATCAATGGAAGAGATGATCATGCCGGGGAACATGCCCACGACGCCGAAGAAGGTGACGCCCAGGATGAACAGCGCGCTGAACGCCCAGGCGCACCAGAGCTTGCCAGCGTGCAGCATGATGCGCGCGCCCACAAGTCCTGCCAGGGCCAGCAGAGGCAGCACCAGCAGAATGGGCATGGCCAGATAGTTATCAAACAGCTTGGTGTAAAACGCCGAGAGAATAAGAAAGGCCACCAGCAGCACCAGCATGATGGGCCACATAAAGCTGGCCGTGGCTACCGCGCGGATTTGCAGGTCGCCGTGGCTCTTGATGGCCAGCCACAGCGAGCCGTGCAGCACGAACATGCAGAGAAAGAACACGCCGCCCGCCAGCCCGTACACATTGAGCAGGGCGAGCAGGTTGCCGTGGTAGACGCCCTGGGCGTCCACGGGAATACCCATAAAAAGGTTGGCAAAGGCCACGCCCAGCAGGATGCAGGGCACCAGGTTGGACACAAAGTGCACGCAGTCCCACAGGCTACGCCAGGCATCGTGCTCGACCTTGCTGCGGAACTCAAAGGATACCGCCCGGAAGATCAGGGCGAAAAGCAACATCAGCAAAGGCGCGTACAGCGCGCTGAACATGACCGCATAGGCCTTGGGAAAAGCCGCGAAGGTCACGCCGCCTGCGGCGATAAGCCACACTTCGTTGCCGTCCCAGAACGGCCCGGCGGCATTGTACATGATGCGGCGTTCCGACTCGTTTTTGCCCAGAAAAGGCAGCAACGTGCCCATACCAAGGTCAAAGCCGTCCAGAATGAAGTACACGGCCCACAGTAATGCCCACAGCACAAACCAGATGGTTTCCAGCATGGCTACACCTCCTGGGCGTCCGGGCCCTTGATGGCAAATTTGCGCAACAAATAGATGTCCAGGATGCCGAGCAGCGAGTACACGCCGATAAAGGCGATCAGCGAGATAAGCACGTTATCGGCCGGAACCGGCGAAACGGCATCCGTTGTACGCATGAGATTATAGACTATCCAGGGCTGACGGCCAATCTCCGTCACGGCCCAGCCCACCATCAGGCCGATGTAGGGCAGCGGAATATTGAGCACAAGCAGCTTGAGAAGCAGACTGTTGGGCACATCCTTTTTGCGTTGCAGAAAGGCCCAGAAGGAAAGCGCCAGGAATATGCCGCCAAGGGCGACCATGGTGCGGAAGGTAAGGAAGGTCGGCAGCACAGGCGGCCTGTCTTCCTTGGCAAAAGCCTTGAGGCCCTTGACTTCGGCGTGCACGTCGTCAAAGGCGATCCAGCTCAGCAGGCCAGGAATGCCGAGGGCCTGCACGGTATTGGTTTCATTTTCGGCGTCAGGCCACACCAGCAGGTAGAAGGGCACATCGGTATGCGTTTCCCAGTGCGCTTCCATCGCCGCCAGCTTGGCGGGCTGATACTTGGCCACGGTCTTGCCCTGCTGGTCGCCCGAAAGGGCCAGAAGCAGCGCGAAAATCAGGGTAAAGGGAGCCACCATCTTGAACGCGCGGCGGAAAAAGTCGGTATTGCTGCCGCGCAACAAGTGCCAGGAAGAAACGCCAAGCACAAAGAAGCCGCCAAGTACCCACGAAGCAAGGACCGTATGCGCGAACATGCCCCAGCCATATGGGTTGGTGACGACCTCGTAAAAGTTCGCCAGTTCCGCGCGTTTTGTGACTTCATTGATGTAGTAGCCCACGGGATTCTGCATGAATCCGTTGGCAAGGATGATCCACAGGGCGGAAAGGTTGCCCGCGAGGGCAACCAGCCAGATGCAGGCCAGATGCAGCCTCTTGCCCACGCGGTTCCAGCCGAAGTGCCACACCGCAAGAAACGTGGATTCAAGAAAAAAGGCCACAGTGGCCTCAATAGCAAGGAGCGAACCAAAAATGTCGCCCACGTATTCCGAATATCGTGACCAGTTGGTGCCGAACTGGAATTCCAGCGTGATACCGGTCACCACACCCAGGGTAAAGTTTATGACAAACAGC
This DNA window, taken from Desulfovibrio sp. 86, encodes the following:
- a CDS encoding IS1595 family transposase codes for the protein MATKNKYAYRSRISEDKIRQIVRLFAVDLDASQIAEVTSLNRNTINRYLAAFRERIAQYCEAESPVSGEVEVDESYFGARRVRGIRGRGARGKTIVFGLFKRNGHVYTEIVPDCSKATLQGIIRGRVELESVIHSDGWRGYDGLVDLGYQKHFRVQHGNNEFANNHSHINGIESFWAFAKTRLVRFRGLHQHTFYFHLKECEFRFNHRREDIYKLVLKMLRNFPLS
- the cydB gene encoding cytochrome d ubiquinol oxidase subunit II, producing the protein MLETIWFVLWALLWAVYFILDGFDLGMGTLLPFLGKNESERRIMYNAAGPFWDGNEVWLIAAGGVTFAAFPKAYAVMFSALYAPLLMLLFALIFRAVSFEFRSKVEHDAWRSLWDCVHFVSNLVPCILLGVAFANLFMGIPVDAQGVYHGNLLALLNVYGLAGGVFFLCMFVLHGSLWLAIKSHGDLQIRAVATASFMWPIMLVLLVAFLILSAFYTKLFDNYLAMPILLVLPLLALAGLVGARIMLHAGKLWCAWAFSALFILGVTFFGVVGMFPGMIISSIDPAATVTAFNGASSQLTLKIMLGVALVMVPIVLLYQFWMYRLFSEPVLPKDLDDDHAY
- a CDS encoding cytochrome ubiquinol oxidase subunit I → MDVVMLSRLQFAVAVFFHFIFVPLTLGLSVIIALMETRYVRTGDEFWKKQAKFWGKLFVINFTLGVVTGITLEFQFGTNWSRYSEYVGDIFGSLLAIEATVAFFLESTFLAVWHFGWNRVGKRLHLACIWLVALAGNLSALWIILANGFMQNPVGYYINEVTKRAELANFYEVVTNPYGWGMFAHTVLASWVLGGFFVLGVSSWHLLRGSNTDFFRRAFKMVAPFTLIFALLLALSGDQQGKTVAKYQPAKLAAMEAHWETHTDVPFYLLVWPDAENETNTVQALGIPGLLSWIAFDDVHAEVKGLKAFAKEDRPPVLPTFLTFRTMVALGGIFLALSFWAFLQRKKDVPNSLLLKLLVLNIPLPYIGLMVGWAVTEIGRQPWIVYNLMRTTDAVSPVPADNVLISLIAFIGVYSLLGILDIYLLRKFAIKGPDAQEV